CAAATTCTTTGCAAGATGAACTTGATGTTCCTGATATGCCTATCTCTAATAGAACTACCCAAAGGGCTATTGCTAGTACCATTATCCAAAGGCCTACTATTGGTAAGTTAGACTTTGACCATTTTGAATTAGgttatatatattctttatgGGTCTAAAACAACTACTGCAATCTTAAGTTATTTCAACCCATGACTtgattcccaaaaaaaaaaaatagaaatcataAGTTAAAATTACATTGATTATAATAGGTGACTCAATGAATGCACACGTTCAGTGCCAAACTACTAACCAGCCATCAATAAATGCTACAACTGAAGGGTTGAATGATGCTAGGACATCAGTCGATATCCAAGGATCTACTATAGGTACTCATTGTGTTGCTTTGttgtatttaaaatttattaattatacatgtgtacttcactaattaaattttgaacagaatgtccagaaaaaaaaagtgcGTGGAAAGACAAGAGGTTTAAATGCTGATAAGGTGCATGAGCAGCTTGGTACTAAAAACCTGTgactttcaagaaagaaaatggCAGACCCACAGGTCCATATGCGGAAATGTTTGCTAATGAAATTGGATTCACCATTCGGAACCATGCACCTCTAAATGTGAAAAAATGGAAGGAAGTAAAACCAGAAGATAGGACAAGTTTGATCAAAAGAATAACtgtgagtaatttttttttcctaaataattttcttattttattatataactATAGTAAAATATTTTGTCTAAcattaaattatttatatgcAGACTAAGTACGACATTGACATGTCTCTATCTTGGGTTAAGAGATATGTGAATAAATCTTTTGGAACAGTGTTTGCTAACTTCCGTTATAAGTTAAAGAAGCATTTTGAGCAATTCTCAACAAAAGAGGAagcattagaaaataaacacaaagatgTTAAAACTGAAGAAGAATGGGCTTTTTTGTGCACTTATTTTTTTAGTGAAGATTTTCAGGTACGTACAAGATTGTttgtttattctttttatttttgctaTAGTTGCTTTTCAAATACTACACTAATTTTGTTAATAATTTCTACATTTCAGTTTGCCTTTTAATGATGAGAACATAAAATTACAATTCCAAAATAATCATTTGATATGTTATACTTTCCAGATTGTTTCAGAGAAAAATTCTATTAATAGGTCACGTTTGAAATATCACCATAAAGCAGGGTCGAAGTCTTTTATGTCGCATCAAGAACAGATTGTAAGTTATctatataattttattaattaatatatTGTAACTATTATACATGTCTTaacaacattttttttgtttaatgtaATAGGCTGCACAATCAGGGGAGATGCTAGGTGCAATTGAACGCTTTGAAATGGAGTACAAAAGCATTAAAAAAGGTTGGGACTTGGGAGCGAAAGAATTATGGGTAAGTGACCTATTGATGTATATAATATAACTTGAATTATAGATGTATAACTATATATGCATATTCATACGTAGATATGTATTTATATAAAAAACAATTACATAGATTAAGATGATGAATATACCTATAGATTACAAGAGATTATTTTGATTTACTAGGAACTAAGCATACACACTTAaatgtattttcttttatttgcaggatcaaatggttaagatgtgaactGAGACAACCCTTCCTGATGGGACTCGAACTATGAATGATGATGAAATATGTGCAAAGGTTCTTGGAGTAAAATCAGGCTACATCAAGGGTTGTGGTTTTGGCCCTAGGCCTCCACCATCTAGCACTTCTCGATCATCACTAGATGAAATGTCTGAGAAGAATAAAGAGTTAGAAGATAAACTTGAAGAGACCCGAGATACTATAAAGGCTCAACAGGAAAAGATTGATGCACAAAACATGCTGATCCAAGAATTGCAGGAGCAAGGCAAAAAGTTTGAGCAGTTCATGGCAACCTTTATGAACCAACAAGCATCAAGTTAGTTATGCGTATCTAGGATTTAGTATCAGTTAAACAAGTTAATTGATTTTTGGATCATTTTTAGTTCAGTATTGACTTTAGACTATTCCAATAAGTAGTTATGGTAGACAACattatgaattattattttgtttattgtttaactagttttgaataAGAATCCTCTTTTtagaataaaataatatgtatcGCTGGCAAGTCGTATCGTAATAAGAAGACAActgcaacaaaaataaattttctcGCTATAGATTAAAATCAATAacgacaaaaataaattttctcACTGTAGACTGTAGATCCTACACTGACGGAAAACACATTCCTTGTTGAGTATCTTTATCgagaaaactttttcttcttgaaaAAGATACATATTACAATGAAACAAAATTTCCTCGCTGAAATCAGTTTATAGAGAGGAAAAACTTCCTCGCCCAAAGCTGTTTATAACGACGAAAATATTTTTGTCCCAAAAACTGTAGTCCAAACACCGACGAAAAACACATTCCTCATTGTTGAGTATCTTTATCGAGAAATCCTTTTCTCATTGAAAAGATACATTTtatgaagaaacaaaatttcctTGCTGAAAACAGTTTATAGCGAAGAAAAACTTGGTCGCCCAAAGCTATTTATAACGACGAAAATATTTTCGTCCCAAAAACTGTAGTTCCAACGTCGATGGAAAACATATTCCTCCTTGTTAAGTATCTTTAACGAGAAAACTTTTTCTCGCTAAAAGAATACATGGtacaatgaaacaaaatatcCTCGCTAAAAAAAGTTTACAGCGAGAAAAAGCTTCCTCACCCAAAACTTATAACCACAAAAATTCGTCGCAGAAAAAGtagtttaaatattttatttatttacattttttaattttagttatCATTGGCGAGGAAATAATTAATTTCGCTATGAAATCTAGTATGTCggaaaatatatttaacgactaTTTTCTAATCGTTGAACTTTTTTAACGAGAAAAAAGTATGGGTTTGAGTGAGGAAAGAAATTGTCTCTATAGAATAACAGTGAGACAAATAGATTTCATCACGGAAGGGGTTTGATGAGGACATTGTTTTTTCGTCGCTGAACCTTTTCTTGACGAGCATTCTCCGACGAATTGAAGACGAAAAGAATTTCCTCGCGGAAGTACTTCCGCGACGAAATGTCTGTTTTTAGCGAGGAATTTGTTTCTCGCAAATgaggttttttgttgtagtgaAGGTATGGTTAGAGTTGCTCTGCTTGTAACCAACCTttcgcatgaactgtgaaaatcttccaaaccaagcacgaggtgactatttgagaccatacagagattttctcaatttgcatacaaactcactaggagaagcaactacataccctggtGGAAGGTTCATGtatacttcctcggctaactctccatgaagaaatgcattcttgacatcaaactgtcggagtggccagtttaaactagcagcgaacgagagcagaacccgtatagtattcatcttggcaacaggagcaaaagtttcatcatagtctataccatacgtctgagtaaatccctttgctacaagacgtgctttgtatcgattcactgatccatctgcattatgcttcacggtaaacacccaacaacaacctacagccttcttgccttgtggcgagttgccaagtattgttcttctacAATGCTTCCATCGcttcatccatagccttcctccactttggatcccccaatgcatcctgcactttgttaggtactgatacagcagatatttgattcacaaaagattcatatgacttagataaCCTCCTAGTAGACATATAGTTAagtactgggtattttgatttggcagtaagagtaggttcatattttttggctgattgacctcgagtggtcctatgtggtaacacatattgctcaacattagactcactactactagtatcagtgggtggacatacctcaaatgggtgatcttcagcaccaggaagctgtgggttaggggtagaagcgatggcaggaggggcaggtgttgtgtcttcaacctcattctGAGTGATGGAACTGGAAACTGATGCTTCTGGTGCTGGAGGCGGCGAGTTAATATTCTCAACCgtatccgtcaaaatacctcctggatgtgtggcttctccttctccttctgattcctccccctctccatgatatagctcttcaaaatatgaattctccccctgaagagttgTAACGgaagaggagaaataactcatgtcttcaaagaaagtaacatccatagtgacataatactttctagttggtggatgatagcacttgtatccCTTCTGAGAACcgccgtagccaacaaacacacacttaagggcccgggcatccaacttagacctctgattttttggtatatggacaaaagcaacacaccCAAAAACACGAGcgggaagattatgaaatgaggGTAAGGAGACATAAGAGgaaagaacctcaaatggaattctGCCCTAAAGGACactggatggaagacgattgataagatgagaggaaacATGTAtggcatcgccccaaagatacttaggcatatgagtaCTAAAAAGAAgagcacgagccatatcaagtaaatgacggtttttccgttCAGACACTTcattctgttctggtgtttgtggacacgtggtttcgtgaacaatcccatgggtttttaaaaactcttgaaACACATGGTTAACATactcccccccattgtcagaacgaagaactttaatggtgctatgatattgtgtttgaacaagagtacgaaatGTTTGAAAAGcaggaaagacttcatctttggttttaagaagagcaacccatgataatctcgtacaatcatcaataaataacacaaagtatctcatacccgagacagtgggctctctagaaggtccccaaacatcagaatgaatcaactcaaaaggaataatacttttattagaaatactaggagaataagtagcacgatgactctttgCCAAAACACaggtttcacaatgtaaaacagactcatccacaccaataaacaaagtaggcatggtttttttcataagactaaaagatggatgccctaaacggcgatgccacaaccaaatttcactcaacttatcagaattcgaagtcaaagcggctcgggactgtgctcctggtttctcccctgcgtatgtctgatccagatggaacaacctgcccctcagatacccccgaccgactatctcTCTGGtaagaagatcctgaaaaatcacatacataggatagaaggttacagagcatttagactcagtgtttaactgtgggacagatatcaagtgatgagataagtcaggcacatataacacattatgaagttctaaagtgggagtaagaCGCACTGACCCtaaccctaacacaggaaaagcctcaccattggcattagtTACATAGGATACTGGTGGGGAGGATAATTCAATAAAATacgatttgtcataagtcatatgatcggaagcaccagaatcaataatccatgtatcagaaccaacaaagtgagaaacctttaaagcgATACCAATTTTACCACGACCAGCTACAGAGGCTGTAGGGGtaactccacctgctgtatAATGATCTTGTCCAGCTACgccatagaaatctggttcttggaccaattgaacagcagctgctttcgccttaggacgataaccttgctttttaggtttgagGTGCGGATTCAGCTTCCAGCAAGTCTCCCAAACATGCCCAAGGTCGGTACAATAAGAACACTGAGGACGAGAACGGTTGGTGAAGCCTGGTGGGGGTCCTTGCTGATGAACTGGTACTGATTTCTACTGCTGAAGAAAAGGTGCTAGTGCTTGAATagctaggctagatacttcaacttGCGCCTGTTTGAgactttcctgctgagactcatccttacgAATGTATGTGAAAGCTGTGGTCAAGCTAGGAGGGTCTGGCATTCTAAGCaactctcccttggcactgctatgcttctcatcaagccctctcaggaatacatgaaccctttctagctccttctccttctggtaccacacaagatcttcctgattcttgattttGCAAGGAcgtttctgatcaatttcagcccatatattcttcagcttggtgaaatacacagctactggttgcccatACTGTTGCATACTAGCTGCcttacacatcaattcatgtACCTGTATAAAATCGGACTCGTTGGTATACAAATCCCCCAACATCTTCCATATTGTTTCAGCAGTCTCACATTCTTCCACCAACTGTAGCACATCTTCAGTCATGGCTTTGAATAAGAGAGCCATCACAGAgccatcatcatcctcccactTAGCATAAGTGGCCGCATCTTCCTCACTAGGAGCTTTGATTGTCCCAGTCACGtgccccatcttgtgtatgcCACAAAGATggacagacataatcttcttccatgttcgaaaATTGGTACCATTGAGTTTTGGACCTCCAAAAGAACCCCCGTCTAAATTTCGGACAGAAACCTCAATCTTTTGGACCTCATTGATCTTAGAACCCTGTCCTTCACTTCCATCACCACCCATCGCAACACTATAGTAGCAGTAATCACACAATCACAGAATATGTAGCGGAAAAGATAGAAGACTCAAAGAAAAGATTATAATAGA
This portion of the Rosa chinensis cultivar Old Blush chromosome 1, RchiOBHm-V2, whole genome shotgun sequence genome encodes:
- the LOC112197411 gene encoding uncharacterized protein LOC112197411, giving the protein MFANEIGFTIRNHAPLNVKKWKEVKPEDRTSLIKRITKHFEQFSTKEEALENKHKDVKTEEEWAFLCTYFFSEDFQIVSEKNSINRSRLKYHHKAGSKSFMSHQEQIAAQSGEMLGAIERFEMEYKSIKKGWDLGAKELWDQMVKM